GTGCCGCTATACCCTTTCCGCGCAATTTGTTGTAGATGTGATTGCGCAATTGCGTGTGCGTGTTATTTTTAACTCGCAGTGTAAATAGGTGGAAACTGGATTCATTCGTGTTGCAGGTTTGCAGGTGTAACGGCAAATCCGCGAGTAAAGATTGATAATGGTTAGCGAGTTGGCGACGCTCGGCAACAAACCTGTCGAGTTTGGCCAGTTGGCTTATTCCCAGTGCCGCATGGATATCACTCAGGCGATAATTGTAGCCCAATTCGAGTTGCTGATAGTACCAGCCGCCGTGGGGGGGCTCGGTCATTTCTTGAGGATCACGGGTGATTCCGTGACTGCGTAAGCTGCGCATTTTATTAGCCAGTTCAGTGGTATTGGTTAATGCTGCGCCGCCTTCTCCACAGGTAATCATTTTTACCGGGTGAAAACTGAAAACTGTTATATCCGCTGTTGTTCCGCTCCCCACTTTATTACCGTTATAACTGGCACCCAATGCGTGTGAAGCGTCTTCTATAATTTTAAAACCGTACCTTTGACTGAGCCTTGCTATAGCCTGCATATCACAAGGTTGTCCGCACAGATGCACGGGAATTACTATTTTTGGTAGGTTTCCCTTTTTTTCAGCGGCTATGAGTTTTTGTTCGAGTTTATCGACGCAGAGATTAAACGTGTTTGGATTAATATCGATAAAATCCACACTGGCGCCACAATACATTGCGCAGTTAGCGCTAGCCACAAAACTTATCGGGGTAGTCCACACTTGGTCACCTGGGCCGAGGTTCAATGCTCGACAGGCAATGTGCAGCGCTGATGTGGCGCTGTTAACGGCTACAGCATGACTTGCTCCGGTATAATCGCATAAAGCCTTTTCGAAGCGCGGAACCATTGGCCCCTGTGTGAGATAGTCGGAGCGCAAGACGTCCACAACAGCCTGAATGTCGTCATCGGAGATCTGTTGCTTTCCATAAGGGATCATAACTAGGCCGCTGCAAATTTTTCGAAGTCACGAATCTGGCTAATGTCGAGAAAATGGGGATTGTTGCCTGAGTTGTATTCAAAGCCCATAGCAACCGGAGCGCCTTGCTCTCCCAGGCCGTTGGTGCGATAGTCGCAATCGCCGTTATAGAATTTGATAGATGGGCAAAGCACATAGTGATCTTCAAATTCCAACGTTAAATGCGAATCATCTGCTGGGCACATGATTTCGTGAATTTTTTCGCCTGGTCGAATACCGACAATTTTTATCTTTTTTCCTGGCGCATAGGCTTTCGCCAAATCGATGATATGCACCGAAGGAATTTTAGGTACAAATATTTCTCCTCCCTTCATGCGTTCGAAATTTTTCAGAACGAAATCCACACCTTGTTGGAGAGTTATCCAAAAGCGCGTCATATCCTCATGAGTAATCGGAATTTCTTTAGCGCCGTCAGACAGTAATTTTTTAAAAAAAGGCACTACAGACCCACGTGAGCCAACCACATTGCCGTAGCGTACGCAGGAAAACCGGGTTTTCCGTTGTCCTACCATGTTATTGGCGGCGACGAAAAGTTTGTCTGAGGCAAGTTTGGTTGCGCCATAGAGGTTTATGGGGTTCGCGGCCTTGTCAGTTGATAGGGCGATGACTTTTTCTACCTGATTTTGTATCGCTGCAGCAATTACATTTTCAGCCCCGTATATATTGGTTTTAATACATTCAGTAGGGTTGTATTCGGCGGCGGGTACCTGCTTCATGGCTGCTGCATGAATCACATAGTCAACGCCATTCATTGCCTGGATGAGACGTTCTTTATCACGTACATCTCCGATAAAGTAACGCATGCACTTATGGTTATACTCCTGCTGCATTTCCGATTGCTTCAGTTCATCGCGGGAATAAATGATCAATCGCTTGGGTTTGTAGCGTTGCAACAGAGTGCGAGTATATTTTTTACCGAATGAACCGGTGCCGCCAGTAATAAGAATGGATTTGTTACTAAACATACGAACTCCGATACTCTGTTATGCTGGAGTAGCCTTCGCCGGGGTCAGCAAGGCAATGTTCTTGTCGATAGTGTCATCCAGTACAAATGGATCGGATTCCATTTGTTCGTACACTTTGCCAATAAATTCGTTAAACCGATATACACCCAGTTGCACTTGGCTGCGAAACGCCTGCTTGTCTTTGCAGTAAAAGCTGTTCTCCACGATACTGCCAAAGAAGCAATTCAATGAGCCGCGCAGTAGCTGGTGTGCAAAAGCGTCTTTGTTCTCGGCAATAAGCTGATAAACCCGACACATCTCCTGGTAGAGCTCTTGTTCGGTTGCTAGGTTATCGGCAAGACGTAACTTATCTTTTATAGCGAAGAGATATGTTAGATAGTCTTTTTTGGGGTCGATGGTTTCAACCGGCTCAGGGGGACGGTAGAAGTGATCCTCTGGGAGCGCAGCCATACAAGCTTGTTTATCTACGCTGGGGCAGGGTGGCATATCCTCAAGGGCCACCGTCTCGGCATATTCTATTTTTGCTCCGCGGTTCGTGTTCCGACAGCTAAAATTGGGAAAACTGCGGCGCGCCAGTTCGAGCAGACGTTGCATTGCGATGCGAGACATATCCCAAACATGTCGAGTTTCAACTTCACCGCCAAAGTTGCCAGGCACCATGGGTTCATTGGTTTTTTTGGGGCGAGGCGGAAGTTTGCCGTTGTAACGCGCGCGATTCATATCATCGTACACACTGTTGCTGGCGTGGTGTTTGCCGTCGTCTGTCATCCCAAAATCGACGCCGATCAGATGGATGTCCATAAAACCCATAGCTATGGCGAAAGACAGCGCACAGTTGGTCACTGTGGGGTTGCAAAAGGGAAGTTCCTGAAGTTTGGCATCCTTTAAATAGTGTTTTATAAGTGGTGAACCCGCATCATTCGGTTTGATGGAATAGCAGGATTGTGGAAACAGCTGCAACACTTCCGGTGCGGCAGTGTGTAAGCACAACAGCATAATTTGTTCGCGTTGCTGTGGGCTTGTGTAGTGCTTTAAGTAGTCTTTAACGAAATTTATACGCTCGCATTCGATGTGAATGTCGGGCTGAATACCCAATTTAAGGAGGGTTCCAATTGCCGTACCGCAACTCATAACAACCACATTTTGGCGGTTTTCTTTAATATAGTCGGTATGAAAATCCAGGGAGGGGCCGTTACCCACAAGTAATAAACGCGGCTTGCGATGATGCTGCCTACGGCTGACAAATACCGGTTTGCGGTTTTTTAGATTGTGCACCGCATGGGCAAATCCGGTTTGTTCATCATCGTAAAACCCCAGGCCCCCGAGATATGCACGTAACTCCTTCATATAGGTGGCTACAAACTCGGTTTCTTCTGAGCGTAGGGTGTGTTGATACACAAAGGTGAAAACCTGAGAATGTAAACCGATCTTGTGTACCGCACTTTCTATCTGAGCCAGTGCTTTGCTGGGCGAAACGCCTACGCAGAACGCAATCGAGCGATTTTCCTGTCGAAAATAATCCAATATGGGGCGCCAGTCGATGGTGTGTAGGGCAGCGAAAAAAGTGTCTTTACAAGTTTCATTAATCAGAATATTTCGGATATCGAAATCTGTTATAAGTTTCGGCAGATGAAAGGCGAGTCCAACGCCCGGTAGTATCAAATTGGTTATAAATGCAGGGGTATGGTTAATACGGGTGGCTTTTTTCTCTGTATAGGCCTCGATCAAACTGTTGAGATGGCGAATATGCAAGTGGCGCGGGTTTGCTTCGGGGCTTTTTATAATATGAAAGCGGCGCAGCTTTTCCCGGGTACAAAATTCAGTGTACTGCTGGTCAAAATATTTTTTTACGGATGTATTGTATATAAATTGTCGCACGCGCTTATCAACCAGATTAAGCTCGTTGTTAGGGTCAAGCTGTAGTACGACATTTTGCGGTTGATAGTTTTCAAATAACTTATATAGTTTCGGGAAACGGTCTTTAAACAAAAGCAGGTTTTGTTGTAATTGAAGATTTAATTCCAGCTGCAGTTTTTGAGCCTCTGCCTGCTTTAATAGATTTGCGAGCGCTTCAGACATGGTACTTTTCCGATACGGCAAAACGCCGAAAATTCCTCAATAACCGTTTTCCAGTTTCTAGAAAAGTGTCAAAGATTTGACTCTTTTCCTCCGTCTTTATCTGTAAGCGCAACTTGTATGCCATGTTCAGTAATTTCGGTTGCCTTCCCTCTTCCATGTGTTTTTTGTTCTTTATTTCAGAATAGAAGCTGTCAACAAAATGTCTAATTCTGTTTGGTTTTTTTAATCGGTATTTTTAGGTGGCGATTAATCGTCACCTTTTACGTTTTTATAACGATTCGAAAATCTCTGCGTTGCAATACATAAAAAAAAATCTATCGCTTTTGCAAAAATTTCTTTCGTTGCAAGCTTGTGGGATTTACGCTGGGGTATGAGTCTATTATGTAAGTTGTTGATAATTATGCGAAAAATGATTATCGGATGGCCATGTTTATGTGATTTATCTCACACTAAAGTTTATGGGGCTTGCGCCGAAAAGGTGTGTATGGAGCGTCAACAGATTTAATCGGCGTTCTATGAGAACGTAAGGCCGGACAATTTGGGCTGGCACATTAGTAAAACTCTATTAATAGGAGGCTTGACATGCCTTTAGTGGTCAACAGCAACATTCCATCACTGAATGCCCAACGCCAATTGCTTCAGTCCGGCGCCGAACTGGACAAAGCAAGTGAACGTCTGGCTTCAGGTAAGCGCATTAACTCAGCTGCAGATGACGCGGCGGGTCTTGCGATTTCAAACCGTCAATCATCACAGATTCGAGGCCTCGATCAGGCTGTTCGAAACGCTAACGACGGTATCTCTCTGATTCAAACCGCAGAAGGGGCTCTCGATGAGAGTACCAACATTCTGCAGCGTATGCGTGAATTGGCTATCCAGTCTTCGAACGGTATTTATTCTGATACCGACCGATCAACTCTGGATGCGGAAGTTCAACAGTTGAAAGCGGAACTGGATCGAATCGCAGACACCACTGCATTTAACGGCCAAAATATTCTCGATGGCTCATTGGGTGATGTGGATCTGCAAGTGGGTTCAGAAGCCAATCAAACCATTACTTTTGGTATTCAAGGTTTCAATTCTTCCAGCCTGGGTGGCTCTGGTGGTGATTTGATCGGTGAAGCATTGACCGGTGGTACCGCTGCACTGACAGCTTTGGATGGTGACGACATTAGCGTAAACGATGTGACAATTACCTCTCTGACAGCAGCCAGCACCTTGAATGAAATCTTAACCTCTATCAATTCCGACCTGGAAGGCAAAGGCGCTGAAGTTGACGCGCTGGTTTCTGTCGAAGCCGCAGCTGCTGGTGATGGGGCTTTGATTGCCGGTACCGATACCATGCAGATTGAAGTGGTCGATGGCGATGGTAACACCCAAACTTTCATCCTGTCTGATACTGCGAACATGGATGAGCTGATTGACAAGATCAATTCAGATACCACCGTTAGTGCTTCGCTTTCTGACGATGGTAAGTTGATTCTTGCTCAAGAAGGTGTGGTCTCTATCGAAGTAACGGGTAATACTGCGGCTGCTCGCGATGCGTCTGGTTTCAGCACTGGTTCAACTCGTGGTAGCGACGGATTCGTTAATAACTTCTCATTAGTATTCAACGATACCAGTGCCGATGGTAGCGGTGTGAAGATTGAAACCCTCACCGGTGCAACCACGTCTGAAGTACAGGCTTTGGGTATTAACTTCAACGATGACGACGGTAACACCCTGGGTAATGCCTTAACCACTAACGCCACCAACGACATCAACGAAGGTGACCTTATCATTAACGGCGTTGAAATCGGTGCGATTGACGCGGGTACCGACACCGCGGGAACCATAACCAACACAATCGAAGCCATTAACAAGTTGAGTTCTGAAACTGGTGTAATTGCATTCGAAGCGGGCGATGGCAGCAACGACAAGATCGGCTTACGCAGCACCAGTGGTGATGTGGTTGCGGTTGAGTACGGTTCCAACGCTACCGACGCTGATGTGCTCGCCTTAACCGGTTTACAGGAACAGAACGCGGCACAAGGTGCAGGTTCAGTGGCTTCTGTATCCGTTGGTACGGTAGCAGGTGCACAGAGTGCGATTGATGTGATCGATAAGGCGCTCGAACAGATTAACGATACCCGATCACAGCTCGGTGCGGTAAGTAACCGTCTCGACTTTACGGTATCTAACCTGTCGAACATTTCAGAAAAAACTTCAGCAGCCCGTTCACGAATTGTGGATGCCGACTTTGCTTCTGAAACGGCCAAGTTGAGTCGTGCTCAGGTTCTGCAACAAGCCTCGCAAGCCATGCTTGCTCAGGCGAATGCCAGACCTCAGCAAGTACTTTCACTCTTACAGTAACCAACAGGATACCCTGAAGGTAACTAAGGCAGCGGCGGGTTAATCACCCGCCTAAGCATGAGAGAGGAATATCCCATGATTGAAGTTAGAAATTCAGCACCGGCCAGCCAGTTAGCGGCCGTGCCTGCTTCATCAAAGGGGGCTGCTGAGGCTCGAGAAGCTGGCGGCAACAAGTTGCCGGCATCTGCCGAAAATGTGCAAAACAATTCCGTTGAAAATGCCAGTGATGCGGCGTCACAAGCGTCGCAAAAATCTGGCGAGCATCTTCGCGATGCGGTGGCATCTATCAATGCCCATGTTCAATCAATTCAACGGGATTTGCAGTTTACGGTGGATGAAGAACTTGAGCGAACCGTAATTAAAGTGGTCGATGGCGACTCTGGTGAGTTGATTCGACAAATTCCAGAAGAGGTATTCCTGGAATTGGCACGTAAGTTGAAGGAAGACGGAGAGTTACGGTTAATGAATGCGCTTGGTTAAAAAGGCGTTTTTAGCTTAGGCAATTTGTTGTCTAACATTAAAGGAACAGGGAGAGGCGCGTGGAGAATTCTGCGCGTCTTTTCTGCTATGAAAAGAATGGGAAAACTAACTGAATATTTCGTAACACACTCTGCGGGGATAGGTTTGGAGAAGGTGTATGATCGACAACAATATTATCCAGTCGCTGGGTGCGGGTTCAGGAATTGACACTAACAGTCTCACCAAGCAGCTCACACAAATTGAACGAGCTGCGCCGCAAAACAGAATTGATACAAAACGTGAAAAAGCCGAAACCCAGATTTCAGATTTTGGCTTGATTAGCAGCGCGCTTGCCACCCTTCAAGATGCCGCAAAAGAATTGACTGATCCAGAAGGTATGTTCAGTAAAACGGCATCGTTTACCGAAAGCAATGCTTTGGTACCCACCGAGCTTGGCACCGAGGTGCAGCCGGGTAGCTACAACTTTACCGTAGAAGATATTGCCAGCTCGCAATCTTTAACCTCCACCAGTTTCAGCTCAAAAAGTGACGCGGTTGGCGAAGGCGTTCTCACCTTCCGATTTGGTTCGGCCTCTGTGGATGGCGCGGGGGCAATGCTGACCACAAATGGGTTTGACCAGGATCTCGAAGCTGAAGAGGTTCAGATTACCATTGACAGCTCTAATAACACCCTGGAAGGTTTACGGGATGCCATTAACGATGCCGATTTCGGCGTGCAGGCCAGTATCGTTAATGATGGCCAGAATGGTTATGTGCTGCAAATTACCGCTGAATCCGGAGTTAATAATCAGCTGGAAATATCAGTCGCTGAGGCTGGTGGTTCGCCTACTGACAATGACGATAGTGGCCTATCACGATTCACTTTCAACGAAACCGCATCGCAACTCATTCAAAAACAGGCTGGGGCTGATGCGCACCTCACCCTGAATGGTCTTGATATTTACCGGGAATCCAACAGCATTGACGATATTGTTGAAGGTTTGAAAATGGATGTTCTCCAGGCAGCGCCTGGCGAAACTGTGACGATTACGGTTTCAGAAGACAAAGCATACGCCGAGCAAAAAATTCGCGATTTTGTAGAAGCTTACAATTTGTTTTTAGAAGCTATAGAACCGGCTGTAGGAACTACTGAACAGGAAAATGAAGACGGCGATACCGTTCAGGTTACCGGCTCTCTAGCCACCGATGCCCTAGCTAAATCTATGCTTTCGCAAGTTAAATCGGTCATCGCCAGCGCAATTCCGGGGTTGAGTGATTCCAACTTTACCTCCTTGGGCGCGATTGGTATTCGCACGGAGTTGGACGGCTCAATCAGTATTAACGAAAAAACTTTTTCCAGTGCAATTGAAGATAATTTTGAAGATGTTCAAAAACTTTTTGCCCCTAATACCGCGACCAGTGACAACGGTATTTACATTAACAGTTACAACGATAACACCCTAGCCGGTGAGTACGACGTGGTGGTTACCACTCAGCCGAGTAAAGGCAGTTATCAGGGCAATGCGTTAGGCGGTATAACGGCGTTCCCAAATTTTGACAGCACGGGTCAACTGTACGAATTTACCATTCAGGTGGATGGCTACACATCCAGCACGCTTACGCTGGCTGACGATGTATATGCTTCTCAAGACGACGTTGCGGAGGCCTTGCAAACCTTAATTAATGCCGATTCCACGCTCTCTGCGAAAGGGGCTTCGGTTACCGTAGAATATGACAGCGATAATAATCGGTTTGATATCACCTCAAATAAATATGGCGCGAGTTCTAACGTGTCTATTACCGCTGCCAGCACAAATTTGGTGGATGATTTTGGTTTGTTGGTACAAACAGGCACGGCCGGAACTACCGCTGCTGGGACCATCAACGGTGTATCGGCGTTTGGCTCCGGCAATGTGTTGTTACCGGCGCTGGGCCAACCTGGCGAAGGTCTGGCATTGGTGATTGGAGAATCTGCCACGTCGGCAACTGTAAACTTTTCCCGTGGTTTTGCTGGTGAGATGGAAGCGCTCATTGATGAGTTTTTGGGCAGTAACGGTTTGATTGCAGCGCGGGAAACGAATCTTGAAGATTCCCTTGATAAACTCGACGACGAACAGGAATCTCTCGATCGCCGCATGAGCGCGTATGAAGAGCGACTGATTAATCAATTCATTTCAATGGAGCGCATTCTTTCCAGCTTGAATACATCCGGTGGGTTCATCGAAAACCTGATAGATTCATTGCCCTTTACTGCAAAACGCGATTAATTTTGGCAGCGATAAACGAATTGGTTCTTTGTTATTATCTGCATTGGCGTTAACAATAAAGAGTATGTGAAATTATCTTAAAGATGCCACGCTAACCGCCGATAAACTAAGTAACTCCCCTTGAATCGGTTGGAAAAGAAGAGGTTATTGTGAACTCGCAATTTGCAGTAGATTCCTACGCTAAAGTCCATCGCCATGCTAACGTCGAAGTTGCATCACCCCATAAACTTATCGACATGTTATACGAAGGTGCGCTGGAAAGAATTACCCAGGCCAAAGGTGCCATTCAATATAAAAATATTGAACTACGCGGCAAAAAAATTAACTCTGCTATCGAAATTATCGGCGGTTTGCGCATGAACCTCGACCACGAAAAAGGTGGCGAAATCTCACAAAACCTCGATGCGCTCTATGTTTATATCCAAAATATCCTCTCCAAAGCACATCGCAATGGTGATGTTGAATTGCTAGACGAAGCCTATACGCTGGTGGCAGATATGAGGGATGCCTGGCAGCAAATAGCCTAATACAAATCGCGTGGCGATTTCTGGAACGCCGCCGTAGGCAGCTCGGGGACGGTTGCATTCGCAACCTGCGGGAACGCTACTCGAGGGTGGCTTCTGGAACACTTCGCAGCTGGGAGAGCAAAAGCCTCTATTGTTATTTCACGATGCCGGTATCTTCCGCGTTGGTTTTGACTGGAGGGTTTCGAAGCTGGCGGCGTTCATCTCATAAATAAGCGTTACTAATTTATTGGCATTGCTCCTGCATTATCCCCTCCACGATTAAAATTCCGGCATTTTTTTGCCGCTTTATGTTTTGAAGGAGGTAGCCATGTCTGTGGCCCCGACCAATGCTGCTCACATCATGGAAAAAAACGCCAATGAGATGACAGCGCATCAGGTAATTTCGTTGTTGCTCACCGGCGCACTGGAGCGTGTTTCACAGGCGAAGGCGTGTGTGCGTGATGGTAATGAGCAGGATAAAATTGTTCTTATGAAAAAAATTATCGGCATTATTAACGGCTTGCGACAAAGCCTGAATATGGATGCTGGTGGCGATATCGCTGTCAACCTAGACAAGCTCTACAGCTACATGACAGAGCGCTTGCAAGGCTGCAAGGAAACGGAAGAGATGTTGGTGTTGAGTGAAGTGGGCAAGCTCATCAAAAACGTTCAGGAAGGCTGGGAGGCAATTGCGCCTCTCTAAAAATCCCTGAGCGATTTTTGGAAGGTCGCGTTAGGCGCCTCGGGAACGCTTGAGCTTCGCTCAGGCAGGCGTACGATCACCCCGATTCCCGCAGGCCGCACTGCAGCCGTTCTCGCGTCGGCGTCAAGCCGGCGATCCCGAAGCCGCCATTGGCGGCGCACTACAAATTCGTTTGAAAAACGAATTTGTATCTTAAGTTTCCCCAACACCCGCCGTTAAATAAAACAACGCTGTTTTATGCTTAACGTCGTATGTTGGTGAACCTATGTCTGTTGTTTGTTCTGCTCAGTTTTTATTGATTCGCGCGCGTCGGGAATTGCAGAAATCTTTTCGCGAGCAAGATTGGGATGCTCTGCGAAATTGGGATACCAAATTAGGGGAGTATCTAAGTCTGGCTTTTGAAGACCCCAATCGCGATACCGTGGCATTGGTTGAGGAAATGGAAACTGTTCTCAAGCTTTACGCTGAAATAGTGGCACATTTACCGGAGCAAACCAGCCGTGAAGCTCAGCTGTTACGAGCCGTTCCGAATCCGAGGCGAGTGCGCCCCGACGAGAATCATTAAATGTTCAACACACCTGTTTCGATGTGTTTTTTTGATATGCATTAAACCTTCAGAGGTTTGCACTACCCACTTTTTTTTCATTAGTGCCGCTCATTAAATAACCAAGATGAGCTTTGTGGACACAGTTCACAGTGTTTGGCGCGTTAAACTGTTCGCGTGTCATACACTTCATCCAATCACTGTTCTAAGCCTCTGAAATTCCAAAGATAAATGGTCTAAGAAACCTGGCGCCGGAAATTTGACCCTTGGCAATTTGTTGACTATTACTTAGGGGGTTCCTGGCACCAATCGCGTCGTGTCAATTTATAGTCGGAGAATTTCAACTGCTCGCCCGCTGCCGTTCGAGCTCGTTTGGGAAAGATTGAATGCTAAATGAACAAGAAATATTGTTGATCGAAGATGACGCCACTATCCGTCGCGATTTTCAGGTAATTTTCGATTTTATCGGCGAGCCTTTAGAAACGTTAAGCTTCGATGAATTCATACAGAAGCGCGTCAATAATACGCGCGCAGCTGGTATGGTTGTGTTGGGGCAATCCAAAAAAATGCCGGCTCTGCAACAAATTCTCAGTGAGTTGCAACAAAGCTGCGATTACTCGCCAGTGGTACTTTTAGGTGACCACGAGACTCCCGACGATAACTGGGATCCGTACTTAAAGCACATGGTGATAGATCACATAACGGTTCCGGTATGCTACAACACGCTGACCAATGTGATTCACCGAGCGCAACGTTACAACGAAGCGCGTCGCCTTGCCGCAGGTGATGAAAAACGTCCGGTGCATTTATTTCGCAGTTTAGTGGGAACCAGCCGACAGATTCAGGCGGTTCGCTCGATGATGTCTCAAGTGGCCGATAAAGACGTTACAGTTTTAATCGAAGGCGAATCCGGCACAGGTAAAGAAGTGGTTGCACGGAATTTACACTACCATTCATCCCGTCGCGACAAGCCTTTCGTGCCCGTTAACTGTGGTGCAATACCCGCAGAACTTTTGGAAAGCGAATTATTTGGCCATGAAAAAGGCGCGTTTACCGGGGCGATAAATGCCCGTGCTGGTCGTTTCGAGCTGGCGGAGGGTGGAACTTTATTTCTCGACGAAATCGGCGATATGCCGCTTCATATGCAGGTAAAAATCTTGCGGGTTCTACAGGAAAAAACCTTTGAGCGAGTCGGGGGCAATCGTACCTTTAATACCAACGTACGTATTATTGCAGCAACGCACCGCAATCTCGAACAAATGATTGAGACCGGTAAATTTCGAGAAGATTTGTACTACCGTTTAAATGTATTTCCGATAGAAATGCCCTCATTGCGTGAGCGAGCCGAAGATATTCCCTTGTTAATTCAAGAATTAATTTCACGACTGGAAAGTGAAAAACGCGGTTCAGTGCGTTTCAACAGCGCTGCAGTCATGTCGTTGTGCAATCACCCCTGGCAGGGTAATGTGCGGGAGCTTGCCAACCTCGTAGAGCGTATGGCTATTATGAAACCTTATGGAATCGTCGGTGTGCAGGATTTACCTCAGAAATATCGCCATGGCGATGTGCCGGACGTCGATTCGTTTGAGCCTATTGTGGAAGAGGCCCGTAAACCAACCGTAGTTGCCGAAGGAGATATTGCCCTTCTTCCCGAAAGCGGTATCGATTTAAAAGAATATATTGCTGGGTTGGAACAGAGCCTGATTCAGCAGGCGCTTGATAACACCGGTGGTGTGGTGGCTCGCGCAGCGGAACAGCTAGCAATTCGGCGCACAACGCTCGTTGAAAAAATGCGCAAATACGGGCTGCAGCGCGGTTAAAAATTAGTTATTATTCGCGGTTTCCTATTGCATCGCCGATTCCTGGCGGGTGCATTTTCAATACCGTTAACCCAGCGAGTGATATTTAATGAGCCTTGCGGATCGCGTTCTTTCTGTTAATAACGATCTTCCCATTCGAACCCAACTCCCCGTGCACAGTGGCAAAGTGCGCTCGGTATATTGGTTGACTGAAACCGATAGCAAGCGCTTAATCGCGGAACATGGCTACAAGGTTTCCGCCGATGCGCCTCTAGCTATTATGGTTATCAGCGACCGTATATCTGCGTTTGATTGTATCTGGCATGGTGAAGGCGGTATGAACGGGGTTCCCGGTAAAGGCGCCGCACTTAACGCGATATCCAATCATTGGTTCCGCCTGTTCCGCAACAGGCAACTCGC
The DNA window shown above is from Alteromonadaceae bacterium 2753L.S.0a.02 and carries:
- a CDS encoding sigma-54 specific flagellar transcriptional regulator A, yielding MLNEQEILLIEDDATIRRDFQVIFDFIGEPLETLSFDEFIQKRVNNTRAAGMVVLGQSKKMPALQQILSELQQSCDYSPVVLLGDHETPDDNWDPYLKHMVIDHITVPVCYNTLTNVIHRAQRYNEARRLAAGDEKRPVHLFRSLVGTSRQIQAVRSMMSQVADKDVTVLIEGESGTGKEVVARNLHYHSSRRDKPFVPVNCGAIPAELLESELFGHEKGAFTGAINARAGRFELAEGGTLFLDEIGDMPLHMQVKILRVLQEKTFERVGGNRTFNTNVRIIAATHRNLEQMIETGKFREDLYYRLNVFPIEMPSLRERAEDIPLLIQELISRLESEKRGSVRFNSAAVMSLCNHPWQGNVRELANLVERMAIMKPYGIVGVQDLPQKYRHGDVPDVDSFEPIVEEARKPTVVAEGDIALLPESGIDLKEYIAGLEQSLIQQALDNTGGVVARAAEQLAIRRTTLVEKMRKYGLQRG